A stretch of the Papaver somniferum cultivar HN1 chromosome 6, ASM357369v1, whole genome shotgun sequence genome encodes the following:
- the LOC113291653 gene encoding RING-H2 finger protein ATL78-like, which produces MSSSFSSRKLLLQTIPRISTGSPISPHAGTKEPESNIDANVIMVLSVLVCALICVLVLNSIVRCALGYSNRLARDSGDNRPIQSVANTGIKKKALKTFTVVTYSSGGLKLPSLDTECVICLSEFAQSERIRILPKCNHGFHIKCIGKWLSSQSTCPTCRHCLIETCEKIINGGSSQPRPLIPLPQPPHSSTIVPLEHEGITQNFADIC; this is translated from the coding sequence atgtcttcttctttttcatcaaGGAAGCTACTTCTGCAAACTATTCCTCGCATATCAACAGGCTCACCTATCTCCCCACATGCCGGTACAAAGGAACCCGAGAGTAATATTGATGCAAATGTAATTATGGTTCTTTCAGTGCTTGTATGTGCACTGATATGTGTACTAGTGCTTAATTCCATCGTTAGATGTGCGTTGGGTTACTCTAACCGGCTTGCACGTGATTCCGGTGACAACAGACCAATTCAGTCAGTTGCTAACACAGGAATAAAGAAAAAGGCTCTCAAGACATTTACCGTAGTTACTTACTCATCTGGCGGGTTAAAGCTTCCGAGTTTAGACACTGAATGCGTTATATGTCTCTCAGAGTTTGCTCAGAGTGAGCGAATTAGAATTCTACCTAAATGCAACCATGGGTTTCATATTAAATGCATCGGTAAATGGCTCAGTTCGCAGTCAACCTGCCCAACTTGCAGGCATTGTTTGATTGAGACGTGCGAAAAGATCATCAATGGGGGCAGCAGCCAACCTAGGCCTTTGATTCCGCTGCCACAGCCTCCACATTCATCAACCATTGTTCCATTAGAACATGAAGGAATCACACAGAATTTCGCGGACATATGTTGA